A genomic segment from Nicotiana tabacum cultivar K326 chromosome 7, ASM71507v2, whole genome shotgun sequence encodes:
- the LOC107767939 gene encoding uncharacterized protein LOC107767939, which yields MAESATMGMELEEQLVDTEEDHRDENARTIFLAELNLIQIISYLSLSSEELDFEAVDINENGKAHQQHKVVSDLRSRKRGGIKKYKNIEPEIQRFSTKIRDCRRSRRM from the exons ATGGCTGAATCTGCAACCATGGGAATGGAGCTAGAAGAACAATTGGTGGATACAGAGGAAGATCATAGGGATGAGAATGCAAGGACAATATTTCTTGCAGAGCTGAATCTCATTCAAATTATCTCATACCTTTCATTATCATCTGAAGAACTTGATTTTGAGGCAGTGGATATTAATGAAAATGGCAAAGCTCACCAACAACACAAAGTTGTTTCTGATCTACGTTCCAGAAAACGGGGTGGAATCAAGAAATACAAGAACATTGAGCCAGAAATTCAAAGGTTCTCGACCAAGATTAGAGATTGCAG GCGTAGTAGAAGAATGTGA